Proteins encoded in a region of the Ranitomeya imitator isolate aRanImi1 chromosome 9, aRanImi1.pri, whole genome shotgun sequence genome:
- the RASSF7 gene encoding ras association domain-containing protein 7, which translates to MELKVWVDGVQRVVCGVTEKTSCQDVVIALAQAIGQTGRYVLIQTLREKERQLLPHEKPLEFLSKSGQYANDVHFVLKRTGPSLTERPSSDSVLPPPERTFVRSSLPLNPRAHSTEVTRSKEPKKSLTFNLGPMSSNDILLKHRQKYQNGTAGKDTAQRQPTKEEIFKQVLQQQEQLKALEMQNSSIGKDIQTWERGRAGGPHEEDDEIAYLERLIRRNDAELAEEMFWMDELERERLDEQKRQDKIRQLRATMEDYTRKIKELSERTEALEQEIQKETSKRVLGQPSPADIDEMVAKMRKELEAKIGQSQELESNLSNVERACEEARRNLETRNQDLEELNKDLRQCNLQQFILQTGSTVTNGQGRLDEESFSDQSSSQWEEVHRSRARTDSLPRLTPNHLTGHPRNLLDPLLSTRNPEVLPSRDTSWT; encoded by the exons ATGGAATTAAAAGTTTGGGTAGATGGGGTACAAAGAGTCGTGTGTGGGGTAACGGAGAAGACATCCTGCCAGGATGTGGTCATCGCCTTGGCGCAGGCCATTG GTCAGACAGGACGATATGTCCTTATCCAGACTCTAAGGGAGAAAGAAAGGCAACTTCTCCCTCATGAGAAACCACTGGAATTCTTGTCCAAGAGTGGACAATATGCCAACGATGTCCATTTTGTATTAAAACGCACTGGACCCAGCTTAACAGAACGCCCCTCTTCAGACAGTGTTCTTCCTCCTCCAGAAAGAACTTTTGTCCGGTCTAGTTTGCCTCTTAATCCTCGGGCCCATAGTACAGAAGTTACAAGGTCAAAAGAACCCAAAAAATCTTTGACTTTTAATTTGGGACCTATGAGTTCAAATGATATTTTGCTTAAGCACAGACAAAAGTATCAAAATGGCACCGCCGGTAAAGACACTGCCCAGAGACAACCAACCAAAGAGGAAATATTCAAGCAGGTGCTGCAACAACAAGAGCAACTTAAAGCCCTGGAAATGCAAAATTCCTCCATCGGCAAGGACATTCAAACATGGGAAAGGGGCAGAGCTGGTGGACCTCACGAGGAGGATGACGAGATCGCTTATTTGGAACGACTTATCCGACGAAATGATGCTGAGCTTGCAGAGGAAATGTTCTGGATGGATGAACTCGAAAGAGAGAGGCTAGATGAGCAAAAAAGGCAAGATAAAATTAGACAATTACGAGCTACAATGGAGGATTACACCCGTAAAATTAAAGAACTGAGCGAAAGGACTGAGGCCTTAGAGCAGGAAATTCAAAAGGAAACCTCAAAAAGGGTTTTAGGGCAACCCAGTCCTGCTGATATTGATGAAATGGTAGCAAAAATGAGAAAAGAATTGGaagccaaaattggacagagcCAAGAACTGGAAAGTAATCTATCTAATGTGGAAAGAGCTTGCGAGGAGGCCAGAAGAAACCTAGAG ACAAGAAATCAGGACCTGGAGGAGCTTAATAAGGACCTCAGACAATGCAACCTCCAACAGTTCATCCTACAGACCGGTTCTACGGTCACGAATGGCCAAGGACGACTAGACGAAGAGTCTTTTTCTGATCAAAGCAGCTCACAATGGGAAGAAGTGCACAGAAGTAGAG CACGCACAGATTCTCTTCCGCGACTGACCCCCAACCATCTGACTGGTCACCCACGGAACCTGCTTGATCCTCTACTCTCCACCCGAAACCCCGAGG TTTTACCATCCCGGGATACCTCTTGGACTTGA